The following are encoded together in the Bicyclus anynana chromosome 2, ilBicAnyn1.1, whole genome shotgun sequence genome:
- the LOC112051543 gene encoding elongin-C: protein MSDQNVGSAPPSAAPSAASVADEQRTAGSTGSGSEEKVYGGCEGPDAMYVKLVSSDGHEFIVKREHALTSGTIKAMLSGPGQFAENEANEVNFREIPSHVLQKVCMYFTYKVRYTNSSTEIPEFPIAPEIALELLMAANFLDC, encoded by the exons ATGTCGGATCAGAATGTTGGATCAGCGCCACCTTCGGCGGCTCCTTCAGCCGCCAGTGTGGCAGATGAGCAAAGAACTGCAGGCTCGACTGGCTCTG gGTCTGAAGAAAAAGTGTATGGAGGTTGTGAGGGGCCCGATGCAATGTATGTGAAGCTAGTCTCCTCTGACGGACATGAGTTCATTGTGAAGAGGGAACACGCTCTCACATCTGGCACTATCAAAGCCATGTTGAGTGGACCTGGACAGTTTGCTGAGAATGAGGCCAACGAAGTAAACTTCAGGGAGATAcc GTCACATGTCCTTCAAAAGGTATGCATGTACTTCACTTACAAGGTGCGTTATACAAACTCTTCGACAGAGATCCCAGAGTTTCCTATTGCTCCGGAGATTGCACTGGAACTCCTCATGGCTGCCAATTTCCTTGACTGTTAG